From the Bubalus kerabau isolate K-KA32 ecotype Philippines breed swamp buffalo chromosome 2, PCC_UOA_SB_1v2, whole genome shotgun sequence genome, one window contains:
- the TEX15 gene encoding testis-expressed protein 15 isoform X5, with product MIKLLKSTERQAETRRKKVNEEDNEEATNKMEMKEIGKHKTSWKMNSTSQPLFVNGRNGNPLKKFTIPKIKRTAGKVYLSPCYTNTREYSFIHDTLNERRLDVSCNLQSSWQFGDTKLIHNEGLEKNFTSKRSEMREIGRHGRELEEHFCFLALRQKDVAEIYHNGISTKASSLKILGNPLLGIYIFRHVDVALNYAHSRSINVESIIMFKVLFGKVKKIQPSLDKSKVSLDPSPNFDCHMSRNTPSLKDTIELQAYSSAVYLYEYNNLSQPVDKPRQCLPYAIVTVKFIGQKVDNGHFMTSLRSFSTGFPKKTERTCSLNNCTVAKRIGKGKDATVIFEHFRKPIDPFVQENCLCDASDSEINPSNSDISNCYGNTQNGNISVLETYSGHMEYNSAECRDTSQLLACDSGYSFIPSNTRESVNNGDLLNLTYLNAIFSTLAAAFPFHNNTDSSTVITSKLIKDPRLMKREESMGKHNAVTGLSEILPFEKSLDFVNSEINLSSMPANPASTSEGMPGDQTVTNCLDASCFRISLDDSQTQAHNLGSKTYDCTAPNTITMAGQCENQDDFSFPMFLSNVVSEVEIQKHKEEKAQRSQQRDTIPFLTDESSESHDSYESVNICTDKYSGPISPESQFSNFKTVYETGHQMSTLLPLQSEESIHEYIQNTGKMRNFTEPEDNAKHEEKQSLWKGSDHSFTNKRIDNYISLNQDNKEDESLDYLQENCDQILITQGLEKPKSLPFTTEEKYELGHLALEIQNNLTPRVEKLPQKPPKNSLEYKDNIHTNFTISQKLMELKLEKPDQNCVSITADAFQEAEDMPQTTQLPAVTSCHDIKTAHDANCRTAREHICVQRRNEYDPVSLENIQRDCKETPLINSKGQRHTQFCIAQLNSGVHLNTDFREQRDNDQESQNEAEMEDIASSIENNIGNIYGDGKQSFQTHKTKFFTNIGERRVNKDDNSIEILSSEEFSTAFKLTSGKKHICTESTSLENEDPITAIKEKDIQNTERTGEHLTSTAFLQIASSSVHVASHAAVEIADAAMPVVSTNPEDHQRGQFKDTCSESPDFGLLSKLEVSASEINTDKNRFHNSFYRTVSDNSVLQSFKLDNETEVGSEESDDAFPVSIPQDAHSHGNVLYEEFEDSYEALKSRIDWEGLLGSSNGEMEVLKSTTRGENQDQHCSEEHSCASSSTQNDEAELVQPILLPDLQVTITNTFVKGFSPSVESLASEDDFCRYVTEATKSEINEEEEEVLEFDIHSQCSAENSDHPSESEFGNIRQESGLASKSETSLSLDLSHNMHVTHMSEKQNRPLLTEPSDVTTVNKENRCSLTESKTSGADTRSKKETESRIGKRKPCTSFRDQNIPDKNLRHHKICEKRRKLTSQDSLECFFLLSQERIKTFSQSEKHIGSVLDILNREASLRKSQCLSKKLDRAILHLKDAHRRVPMSLQLITEVEEKGGGPLPRAYAVICNSFWESCDLQGYSSVSERGYYSTKYFLSKRKYNIPGENRALGFEVDKSLTHVSKHNFYRTNRERLTECLSENVSGVSSSHTTIHMREYCDQVCPESQLALCSVSQSTSQSAYTNGSVRNPKSSELQPFSRKTGCLFSPDCPDEKLTKKESETDTEFSSNISKYEKLENHSALDNNQYTTKVNNSEAKEIISKRNLMSLSCIKENNISFSVDQNYDATCIAHTKVETDVVISVLESEVKHFFNIDTYKPNNRILSGYKGNLEVNFPIEKWTTPKEISKPGIITGNFLMDPLSQTRITSKKSNSIPQLLSAAPATDSEGESSKSSMAKQSITAVDFPAVSTIAPHCLQGCGGNELQKTEYCSSSKCVHIDGDETNVENSKVTVTSETEESKDSERKKVFPDDSFLVIKDNIKGSSSQEGIAEKDIQDGKMWKDKQAEKGKDSVPMNMTEGSSVKTEYKDQKNKILEGSSCLSEKTMKNNLIDSRVKIKKATEAVSLRNIASNQRNKRKKEGKVSHDLQCDSSLPSEVACDSKPGITGRNCMPHLRGQSEPSKVSPPLKKKSTSYMNEFKEKHCPSNNLAPTVKLTQILRRVDETSSVQILQEESEVCQNILPLFVDAFERKQKCSFKQILISRDLLVEENLWCNCRHRLKPCAIDSLVELQMMMETIQFIENKKRLLGGEPTFRSLLWYDETLYSELLGRPRGFQQQSSFYPAFQCRLKYNAFSELRSYHDQLIELFEETKRGNNSYYAYLKYKRQIDECEAVMKQGSDCFDFSLSVPFTYGVNFGDNLGDLETLRKSTLNLISMYGDYSQIDSCPGKQDHLWIILEMISSKVNFIKSNETVNIKIALYGLEHIFFDASKSLVWKEKRQSFCKKYSERNKEMVLRMNRCAVSKLQKIYDTLSKDLSSEQISTIGLEENSVIASRESNAVVNKATISIENSRLNGTLLSHPDICCVSEILDQAEFADVKKLQELTLRCTDDLEILKKYFQLLQEENTDDIFITEENSLYMMENYSHKAVILKPEAIETYIEIVMLSETIHFLKNSVAKKLDKQRFRSMLWFDLSLLPELVDCQEKMTSFSFLKGNPTDCLWKVIETSISELKKDLDIIYKYNEAVNCSYAVCLLSRELEELSEIKNLLTKSEYSISTYINFVPYIASINYGSTVTELEYNYSQFSTLLGSITATPRKDLGKMVHITKVMKTIEHMKIICVKNAQLTISFILCQMLHNRKKTFQPKRKKNANSHIKCRTSIKKSSTCEKVPLVSEYTIKNVSNSSKKRPITVDKCGDSQEQEKHTAVPSCKKQKQRRWQFHPPDIPGSNIL from the exons GTCAGAGATGCGTGAGATTGGAAGGCATGGCAGAGAACTTGAAGAACATTTCTGCTTTTTAGCACTTCGTCAGAAGGATGTGGCTGAGATATACCACAATGGAATAAGTACCAAAGCATCTTCATTGAAGATACTAGGAAACCCTCTTCTTGGAATTTATATATTTAGACATGTTGATGTTGCCTTGAATTATGCTCATAGTAGAAGCATTAATGTAGAAAGTATTATCATGTTTAAG GTTCTTTTTGGGAAAGTGAAGAAAATTCAGCCTTCACTAGATAAAAGCAAAGTTTCTTTGGATCCTTCTCCTAATTTTGACTGCCATATGTCAAGAAATACACCTTCTTTGAAGGATACCATTGAACTACAAGCCTACAGTTCAGCA GTATACTTGTATGAATATAATAATCTTTCACAGCCAGTAGATAAACCTAGGCAGTGTCTTCCATATGCAATAGTAACAGTAAAATTTATTGGTCAAAAAGTAGATAATGGACACTTTATGACATCTTTGAGATCCTTCTCAACAGGATTTCCTAAGAAAACTG AAAGAACATGCTCTCTGAATAACTGTACAGTGGCCAAAAgaattggaaaaggaaaagatgcTACTGTCATCTTTGAGCATTTCAGGAAACCTATAGATCCATTTGTTCAGGAAAACTGTTTATGCGATGCATCAGATTCAGAGATAAATCCTTCCAACTCAGATATTTCTAATTGCTATGGAAATACACAAAATGGAAACATTTCTGTGCTTGAAACATACAGTGGACATATGGAGTACAATTCAGCAGAATGCAGAGATACTTCTCAATTACTTGCATGTGATTCAGGCTATTCATTTATTCCCAGTAATACCAGAGAAAGTGTTAATAATGGTGACCTCCTAAATTTGACATATCTTAATGCTATTTTCAGTACTCTTGCTGCTGCTTTTCCCTTTCATAACAATACTGACTCAAGCACAGTTATCACTTCAAAACTCATCAAAGACCCAAGACTgatgaagagagaagaaagcatgGGAAAACATAATGCTGTTACAGGTTTAAGTGAGATTTTGCCATTTGAGAAGAGTTTAGATTTTGTTAattcagaaataaacttgtcatcTATGCCAGCTAATCCTGCCTCCACATCTGAAGGCATGCCTGGTGATCAGACTGTTACTAATTGTTTGGATGCCTCTTGCTTCAGAATTTCTTTGGATGACTCACAAACCCAGGCTCACAACCTGGGCTCTAAGACCTATGATTGTACAGCTCCCAATACAATTACCATGGCAGGACAATGTGAGAACCAGGATGATTTTTCCTTCCCAATGTTTTTGTCAAATGTAGTTTCAGAAGTTGAAATCCAAAAACACAAGGAAGAAAAAGCTCAGAGATCCCAGCAGAGAGACACCATCCCATTTTTAACTGACGAAAGCAGTGAGTCACATGACTCTTATGAATCGGTGAATATTTGTACAGACAAGTACAGTGGTCCCATCTCTCCAGAATCacagttttctaattttaaaactgtatatGAGACTGGTCACCAAATGTCTACACTTCTTCCACTCCAAAGTGAAGAAAGCATACATGAGTACATTCAAAATACTGGAAAGATGAGAAACTTCACTGAGCCAGAAGACAATGCCAAACATGAAGAAAAGCAAAGTTTGTGGAAAGGAAGTGATCATTCTTTTACTAATAAAAGAATAGATAATTACATTTCTTTGAACCAAGACAACAAAGAGGATGAGAGTCTTGATTATTTGCAGGAAAATTGTGATCAAATATTAATTACTCAAGGATTAGAAAAACCAAAATCTTTGCCATTTACCACAGAGGAGAAGTATGAGCTAGGTCACCTAGCATTGGAAATACAAAATAATCTTACTCCAAGAGTGGAGAAACTTCCACAGAAGCCTCCTAAAAACTCTTTAGAGTATAAAGATAACATTCATACAAATTTTACCATTTCTCAAAAACTAATGGAGCTGAAATTGGAAAAACCAGATCAAAACTGTGTTAGCATTACGGCTGATGCTTTCCAGGAAGCAGAAGACATGCCCCAGACCACACAACTGCCAGCTGTTACTTCATGTCATGATATTAAAACAGCTCATGATGCAAATTGCCGCACAGCTAGAGAACATATATGTGTTCAAAGGAGAAATGAATATGATCCAGTGTCCCTAGAAAACATTCAAAGAGACTGCAAAGAAACTCCTCTAATTAACAGTAAAGGTCAGCGTCATACTCAGTTCTGTATTGCACAGTTGAACAGTGGTGTGCACCTGAATACTGACTTCAGAGAACAAAGAGATAATGATCAAGAAAGCCAGAATGAGGCTGAAATGGAGGACATTGCTTCATCTATAGAAAACAATATAGGGAATATATATGGAGATGGGAAGCAGAGTTTTCAGacacacaaaacaaaattttttaccAACATAGGTGAAAGGAGGGTGAATAAAGATGACAATAGCATTGAAAttctgagttctgaagaattttCTACTGCTTTTAAGTTAACTAGTggaaaaaaacatatatgcaCTGAGTCTACAtcattagaaaatgaagatcccaTTACcgccataaaagaaaaagatattcagAATACTGAAAGGACTGGAGAGCATTTGACTTCCACAGCATTTCTTCAGATTGCAAGTTCTTCGGTACATGTAGCCTCACATGCTGCAGTTGAGATAGCCGATGCTGCAATGCCTGTGGTAAGCACAAATCCTGAAGATCACCAAAGAGGCCAGTTTAAAGACACTTGTTCTGAGAGTCCAGATTTTGGTTTGTTAAGCAAACTTGAGGTTTCTGCTTCTGaaataaatacagataaaaaTCGATTCCACAACTCATTTTATCGAACAGTAAGTGACAACTCAGTTCTTCAAAGTTTCAAATTGGATAATGAGACTGAAGTAGGATCAGAAGAGAGTGATGATGCTTTTCCTGTGAGTATTCCACAGGATGCTCATAGCCATGGAAATGTACTTTATGAAGAATTCGAGGACTCCTATGAGGCTCTGAAGTCTCGCATCGATTGGGAAGGTCTGTTGGGAAGCAGTAATGGGGAGATGGAAGTTTTGAAAAGCACCACAAGAGGTGAGAATCAGGACCAGCATTGCTCTGAGGAACACAGTTGTGCTTCTTCCTCTACACAAAATGATGAAGCAGAGCTCGTCCAACCAATTTTACTTCCTGATCTTCAAGTTACGATTACTAATACATTTGTGAAAGGATTCAGTCCTTCTGTTGAGTCCCTTGCATCGGAAGATGATTTCTGCAGATATGTAACTGAAGccacaaaatcagaaataaatgaggaggaggaagaagttcTAGAATTTGATATTCATTCTCAGTGTTCTGCTGAAAATTCAGATCATCCCTCTGAAAGTGAATTTGGTAATATAAGGCAAGAATCTGGACTAGCAAGTAAATCTGAAACCTCACTTTCTTTGGACTTGAGTCATAATATGCATGTGACTCACatgtctgaaaaacaaaacagaccttTGCTAACTGAACCTTCTGATGTCACAACAGTAAACAAGGAAAACAGATGTTCCCTGACAGAGTCAAAAACCAGTGGTGCTGATACTAGAAGTAAGAAGGAGACAGAATCAAGAATTGGCAAAAGAAAGCCCTGTACATCTTTCAGGGACCAGAACATACCAGATAAAAATTTAAGACATCACAAAATTTGTGAGAAGAGGAGGAAGCTAACAAGTCAAGACTCATTGGaatgtttttttttgttatcCCAAGAACGAATTAAAACCTTTTCACAGTCAGAAAAACACATTGGGAGTGTCCTGGATATTCTAAATAGAGAAGCATCTTTACGCAAAAGCCAATGTCTTTCCAAAAAACTTGACAGAGCCATTCTTCACTTAAAAGATGCTCACAGAAGAGTTCCCATGTCTTTGCAGCTGATAACTGAAGTGGAAGAAAAAGGAGGGGGCCCTTTACCAAGAGCATATGCAGTAATATGCAATAGTTTCTGGGAAAGTTGTGACCTTCAAGGTTATAGTTCTGTGTCTGAAAGAGGGTATTATTCTACTAAATATTTTCtgtcaaaaagaaaatacaatataCCTGGAGAGAATAGAGCTTTGGGATTTGAAGTTGATAAATCATTAACTCATGTATCAAAGCACAACTTTTATAGAACAAATAGAGAGAGACTCACAGAGTGCCTTTCTGAAAATGTGTCCGGTGTCTCCAGTAGTCACACAACAATTCACATGAGAGAGTATTGTGATCAAGTGTGTCCAGAATCACAGTTAGCCCTGTGCTCCGTGTCTCAAAGTACAAGTCAGTCAGCTTATACTAACGGCAGTGTGAGAAATCCCAAATCATCAGAACTTCAGCCCTTTTCTAGAAAAACCGGATGTCTCTTTTCCCCAGACTGCCCAGATGAGAAACTaactaaaaaagaaagtgaaactgaTACAGAGTTTTCATCTAACATTAGTAAATATGAAAAACTTGAGAACCATTCAGCACTTGATAATAATCAGTATACAACAAAAGTAAACAATTCTGAGGCTaaagaaataataagtaaaaGGAATTTGATGTCTTTAAGTTgcataaaagaaaacaacataagTTTTAGTGTGGACCAAAATTATGATGCAACTTGTATAGCCCACACAAAAGTGGAAACTGACGTAGTTATTTCCGTCTTAGAATCAGAGGTGAAGCATTTTTTCAACATTGATACCTACAAACCAAATAACCGTATTTTATCTGGTTATAAAGGAAACCTGGAGGTAAATTTTCCCATAGAAAAATGGACAACTCCTAAGGAGATCTCCAAACCAGGAATTATTACAGGAAACTTCCTTATGGATCCATTAAGTCAAACTCGGATAACAAGCAAAAAGTCTAACAGTATTCCTCAATTGTTATCAGCCGCTCCAGCGACAGACAGTGAGGGAGAATCTTCAAAGTCTTCCATGGCTAAACAGAGCATTACTGCTGTAGATTTTCCAGCAGTGTCTACCATTGCACCACACTGTCTGCAAGGATGTGGTGGAAACGAACTTCAAAAGACAGAATATTGCTCTTCAAGTAAATGTGTTCATATCGATGGGGATGAAACAAATGTTGAGAATTCTAAGGTGACTGTCACATCAGAAACCGAAGAAAGTAAAGACAGTGAGAGGAAGAAAGTATTTCCCGATGATAGTTTTCTGGTCATAAAAGATAACATAAAGGGCTCTTCTTCCCAAGAAGGTATTGCAGAGAAAGACATTCAGGATGGAAAAATGTGGAAAGATAAACaagcagaaaaaggaaaggattCAGTTCCCATGAACATGACTGAAGGATCAAGTGTTAAGACTGAGTACAAAGATCAAAAGAATAAGATATTAGAAGGCTCCTCCTGCTTAAGTGAGAAAACGATGAAAAACAACTTGATTGATTCTCGTGTAAAGATTAAAAAGGCTACTGAGGCAGTCTCTTTAAGAAACATTGCTTCTAATCAGCGtaacaaaagaaagaaggagggaaaagTTAGCCATGACCTTCAGTGTGACTCCTCATTACCTTCAGAAGTAGCCTGTGACTCCAAACCAGGCATTACAGGGAGGAATTGTATGCCTCATCTGCGTGGCCAGTCTGAACCTTCCAAAGTCTCTCCTCCTCTGAAGAAGAAGTCTACGTCATACATGAAtgaattcaaagaaaaacattGTCCAAGTAATAATTTGGCTCCTACAGTTAAGCTCACTCAAATTTTGAGGAGGGTAGATGAAACATCATCTGTACAGATTCTGcaggaagaaagtgaagtttGTCAAAATATTCTTCCTTTGTTTGTTGAcgcttttgaaagaaaacaaaaatgttcatttaaacAAATCTTGATTTCAAGAGACCTGTTGGTAGAAGAAAACCTGTGGTGTAACTGCAGACACAGATTAAAACCGTGTGCTATTGACTCCTTGGTAGAACTCCAAATGATGATGGAAACTATTCAAttcattgaaaacaaaaaaaggctCCTGGGAGGTGAACCAACATTCCGGAGCTTGCTCTGGTATGATGAGACACTGTACAGCGAGCTGCTTGGCAGACCGCGTGGATTTCAGCAACAATCCAGTTTCTATCCGGCTTTTCAATGCAGATTAAAATATAATGCCTTCTCTGAGCTGCGAAGCTATCATGATCAATTAATCGAACTGTTTGAAGAAACCAAAAGGGGAAACAATTCATACTACGCATACTTAAAATACAAGCGACAAATTGATGAATGTGAAGCAGTAATGAAGCAGGGTTCAGATTgctttgacttttctctttctgtgccATTTACCTATGGAGTTAACTTTGGAGATAATTTAGGAGACCTAGAAACCTTGAGGAAAAGTACATTAAACCTGATCAGTATGTATGGGGACTATTCCCAAATTGATTCCTGTCCAGGAAAACAAGACCATCTGTGGATTATCTTAGAAATGATCTCCTCAAAAGTTAATTTTATCAAGAGCAATGAGacagtaaatattaaaatagctCTTTATGGTCTGGAACATATCTTTTTTGATGCTTCAAAAAGTCTTGTTTGGAAAGAAAAGAGACAGTCTTTCTGCAAAAAATACtcagaaaggaacaaagaaatggTACTTAGAATGAATCGATGTGCAGTTTCTAAGTTGCAGAAGATATATGATACATTGTCTAAAGATTTAAGCAGTGAACAAATTTCCACTATTGGACTTGAGGAGAATTCAGTGATTGCTTCCAGAGAGTCCAATGCTGTAGTAAACAAAGCAACAATTAGCATAGAAAACTCTAGGCTTAATGGTACTTTGCTTTCACATCCAGATATCTGTTGTGTTAGTGAAATACTAGATCAAGCTGAATTTGCAGATGTGAAAAAATTACAGGAACTCACTTTGAGATGTACTGATgacttagaaattttaaaaaaatattttcagttgctgcaagaagaaaacacagatgaTATTTTTATCACTGAAGAAAATAGTTTGTACATGATGGAAAACTACAGCCATAAGGCAGTAATTTTAAAACCTGAGGCCATTGAAACCTATATTGAAATCGTCATGCTCTCAGAAACAATTCACTTTCTTAAAAactcagtggcaaagaaactAGACAAGCAGAGGTTTCGAAGTATGCTTTGGTTTGATTTGTCACTTCTTCCTGAACTGGTTGACTGCCAAGAAAAAATGacttctttctcatttctaaaaggTAATCCAACAGATTGTCTTTGGAAGGTGATAGAGACTTCTATTTCTGAGCTTAAGAAAGATCTGGATATTATCTACAAATATAATGAAGCTGTTAACTGCTCCTATGCTGTTTGTTTGCTGTCAAGAGAACTTGAAgaactttcagaaataaaaaacctTCTTACGAAGTCGGAGTATTCCATTTCCACATACATCAACTTTGTGCCATATATAGCATCCATAAATTATGGAAGCACTGTGACAGAATTAGAATACAACTACAGTCAGTTTTCCACACTGCTTGGAAGTATAACAGCCACCCCTCGGAAGGATTTAGGGAAAATGGTCCATATTACAAAAGTCATGAAAACGATTGAACATATGAAGATAATATGTGTTAAAAATGCTCAGTTAACCATTTCCTTTATCCTTTGCCAAATGCTGCACAACAGAAAGAAGACTTTCcaaccaaagagaaagaaaaatgcgaATAGTCATATAAAATGTAGGACGAGTATCAAAAAGTCCAGTACCTGTGAGAAGGTGCCTTTAGTTTCAGAATACacaattaaaaatgtttcaaattcCTCTAAAAAACGACCTATCACTGTAGACAAATGTGGAGACTCTCAGGAACAAGAGAAACATACTGCTGTTCCCAGTTGTAAAAAACAAAAG